From a region of the Acidobacteriota bacterium genome:
- the glmU gene encoding bifunctional UDP-N-acetylglucosamine diphosphorylase/glucosamine-1-phosphate N-acetyltransferase GlmU, which yields MAAGKGTRLKSKRPKVLHEIGGQPLLMYVIAAAKQVADPKDIYVIIGHEAEKVRAAVASTGVGFVLQKEQRGTGHAIKVAREALKKYPHVLVLSGDVPLIRPETIRRVRDFHRKKRAAMTVLTALPSDPTGYGRVIRAQGRDHAANIAAIVEQKALTKAQRSAREINSGIYAFETKPLYAHIDKLKTANANREFYLTDMAALLGKAKQRVVAVTAARAGEVLGANTIAELVQLDAHMRAQKAAELMAAGVTIYRPETCVIDPWVEVGADTVIEPFVQLLGGTRIGQDCYIRSYSVIFGSLIGNHVLIRNGCVIQASSIADGAKLGPYAHLRESSDIGEGAHVGNFVETKKARLGKGSKANHLSYLGDAAIGDGVNIGAGTITCNYDGVDKHGTVIDDGAFIGSDSTLVAPVRIGKDAYVGAASCITEDVPAESLAIGRSRQVIKEGWARARRASKADAAKK from the coding sequence ATGGCGGCGGGCAAAGGCACGCGGCTGAAGTCGAAGCGTCCCAAGGTGCTGCACGAGATCGGCGGCCAGCCACTGCTGATGTACGTTATCGCCGCGGCCAAACAGGTCGCCGACCCCAAAGATATCTACGTCATCATCGGGCACGAGGCGGAGAAGGTGCGCGCAGCGGTGGCCTCCACCGGCGTGGGCTTCGTGTTGCAGAAAGAACAGCGCGGCACCGGCCACGCCATCAAGGTCGCGCGCGAAGCGCTGAAGAAGTACCCGCACGTGCTGGTACTCTCCGGCGACGTGCCGCTCATTCGGCCGGAGACCATCCGCCGCGTGCGTGACTTCCACCGGAAGAAGCGCGCCGCGATGACGGTATTGACCGCCCTGCCCTCAGACCCGACCGGATATGGGCGCGTGATCCGCGCCCAGGGTCGCGACCATGCCGCCAACATCGCCGCCATCGTCGAGCAGAAAGCGCTGACCAAAGCGCAGCGCTCGGCGCGCGAGATCAACTCCGGCATCTACGCCTTCGAGACCAAGCCGCTCTATGCGCACATCGACAAGCTCAAGACCGCGAACGCGAATCGCGAGTTTTATCTCACCGACATGGCCGCGCTGCTGGGCAAGGCGAAACAGCGCGTGGTCGCGGTGACGGCCGCCCGCGCGGGCGAGGTGCTGGGCGCGAACACCATCGCCGAGCTGGTGCAGCTCGATGCTCACATGCGCGCGCAGAAGGCGGCTGAGCTGATGGCCGCGGGCGTGACCATCTACCGCCCCGAGACGTGCGTGATCGATCCCTGGGTGGAGGTGGGCGCGGACACCGTGATCGAGCCATTCGTCCAGCTGCTGGGTGGAACCCGCATCGGCCAGGACTGTTACATCCGCTCGTACAGCGTGATCTTCGGCTCCCTGATCGGAAACCATGTTCTGATCCGCAATGGCTGCGTGATCCAAGCATCAAGCATCGCCGACGGCGCCAAGCTCGGTCCGTATGCCCACCTCCGCGAGAGTAGCGACATCGGCGAGGGCGCCCACGTCGGCAATTTCGTCGAGACGAAAAAAGCGCGCCTCGGTAAAGGCAGCAAGGCGAACCACCTTTCATACCTCGGCGACGCGGCCATCGGCGATGGCGTGAACATCGGCGCCGGGACCATCACCTGCAACTACGATGGCGTGGACAAGCACGGCACGGTGATCGACGACGGCGCCTTCATCGGCTCCGACTCCACGCTGGTGGCGCCGGTGCGCATCGGAAAGGATGCGTACGTGGGCGCGGCCTCGTGCATCACCGAAGACGTGCCTGCTGAATCTCTCGCCATCGGCCGCTCGCGCCAGGTCATCAAAGAGGGCTGGGCGCGCGCGCGCCGCGCCAGCAAAGCCGACGCTGCCAAGAAGTGA
- the lepB gene encoding signal peptidase I, with product MWTRDLVISALVSAFIIMFLYQPVKVEGTSMLPGLEDQERIFINKFVYKFESIQRGDIVVFHYPRDPQKSYIKRVIGVAGDKIVIRNGYVYVNGTLVPEPYVPVEYFDPRSCPEEVVAAGSYYVLGDHRTMSNDSRDFGPVDADFIYGKAVFVYWPVGKVGVLR from the coding sequence ATGTGGACGCGCGATCTGGTGATCTCGGCGCTCGTCTCCGCTTTCATCATCATGTTCCTCTACCAGCCGGTGAAGGTGGAAGGCACGAGCATGCTCCCCGGCCTCGAAGACCAGGAACGCATCTTCATCAACAAGTTTGTTTACAAGTTCGAATCCATCCAGCGTGGCGACATCGTGGTGTTCCACTATCCGCGCGATCCGCAGAAGAGCTACATCAAGCGCGTGATCGGCGTGGCCGGCGACAAGATCGTCATCCGCAATGGATACGTCTACGTGAATGGCACGCTGGTGCCCGAGCCTTATGTCCCGGTGGAATACTTCGATCCGCGTTCTTGTCCGGAGGAGGTTGTGGCCGCGGGCTCCTACTACGTGCTCGGCGACCACCGCACCATGTCCAACGACTCGCGCGACTTCGGGCCGGTGGATGCTGACTTCATCTACGGCAAGGCCGTGTTCGTGTATTGGCCGGTGGGGAAGGTCGGGGTTCTGCGTTAA
- the amrS gene encoding AmmeMemoRadiSam system radical SAM enzyme — MSTTLKDVLYEHVREGARELWAPIDKNRIRCYACGHECPIAEGQAGVCKVRFNRGGQLLVPWGYVGGVQCDPIEKKPFFHAYPGALAYSFGMLGCDLHCGYCQNWVTSQALRDTSAVSPPLAASPEALVKDALRLGARALVSTYNEPLITSEWAVAIFKQAKQAGLVTGFVSNGNGTPQVLEYIRPHIDLYKVDLKSFDDRHYRELGGRIEPILRTIRRLYEMQFWLEIVTLIIPGFNDSSDELQRAAEFLAGVSPDIPWHVTAFHSDYKMGETPNTPVETLLRAAEIGQQAGLRYVYAGNLPGRVGDLENTRCHSCRELLIERYGYLITGYHLTEDGKCPQCATALPGRWAKRFDGQITDRPFLPRSRAGLISLT, encoded by the coding sequence ATGTCCACCACTCTTAAGGACGTCCTCTACGAGCACGTGCGCGAGGGCGCGCGCGAACTCTGGGCGCCGATCGACAAGAACCGCATCCGCTGCTATGCGTGCGGACACGAGTGTCCCATCGCCGAAGGACAAGCCGGCGTCTGCAAGGTCCGCTTCAACCGTGGTGGCCAGCTGCTCGTGCCCTGGGGATACGTTGGCGGGGTGCAGTGCGACCCGATCGAGAAGAAGCCGTTCTTCCACGCGTATCCGGGCGCGTTGGCCTATAGCTTCGGCATGTTGGGATGCGACCTGCACTGCGGCTACTGCCAGAACTGGGTGACGTCGCAGGCGCTTCGCGATACGAGCGCAGTCTCGCCACCACTCGCGGCTTCGCCTGAAGCGCTGGTGAAGGACGCCTTGCGACTCGGCGCACGCGCTCTCGTCTCCACCTATAACGAGCCGCTGATCACCTCGGAGTGGGCGGTCGCCATCTTTAAACAAGCGAAGCAGGCCGGCCTGGTGACCGGATTCGTCTCCAACGGCAATGGGACGCCGCAGGTGCTCGAGTACATCCGGCCGCACATCGATCTGTACAAGGTGGATTTGAAGTCGTTCGACGACCGACACTACCGCGAGCTCGGCGGACGCATCGAGCCCATCCTGCGGACCATTCGGCGGTTGTACGAGATGCAGTTCTGGCTGGAGATCGTCACGCTGATCATTCCGGGCTTCAACGATTCGTCGGACGAGTTGCAGCGCGCAGCGGAGTTCTTGGCCGGCGTCTCACCGGATATCCCGTGGCACGTCACCGCTTTCCACTCCGATTACAAGATGGGCGAGACGCCGAACACGCCGGTGGAGACGCTGCTGCGCGCGGCTGAGATCGGCCAGCAGGCCGGGCTGCGCTACGTCTACGCCGGCAACCTGCCGGGACGCGTTGGCGACCTCGAGAACACCCGCTGCCACAGTTGCCGCGAGCTGCTCATCGAGCGCTACGGATACCTCATCACCGGATATCACCTGACCGAAGACGGTAAGTGTCCGCAGTGCGCGACCGCGCTGCCCGGACGCTGGGCAAAGAGATTCGATGGGCAGATCACCGACCGGCCTTTTCTGCCGCGCAGCCGTGCTGGGCTGATCTCTTTGACCTAA
- a CDS encoding PCYCGC domain-containing protein, producing the protein MKRMFPMKRIYGALFVALFAVTTSAQWMDDTPAFHTGPPPKGEKLAPILRPDQVTGQGVQYPYQKHAYVLASKVDKVIYQQPCYCHCDKGHGHTSLRTCFESIHGAHCGICLKEAVYTYQQSKKGKTAAQIRQGIMNKDYENVNLETSSAIQ; encoded by the coding sequence ATGAAGCGTATGTTTCCGATGAAGCGCATCTATGGCGCGCTGTTCGTCGCGTTGTTTGCCGTGACCACCTCGGCCCAGTGGATGGACGACACCCCGGCCTTCCACACCGGTCCGCCGCCGAAGGGCGAGAAGCTGGCGCCCATCCTCAGGCCCGACCAGGTCACCGGCCAGGGGGTGCAGTACCCTTACCAGAAACATGCGTACGTGCTGGCGTCGAAGGTGGATAAGGTCATCTACCAGCAACCTTGTTACTGCCACTGCGACAAGGGCCACGGACACACCAGCCTGCGCACGTGTTTCGAGTCGATCCACGGCGCGCACTGCGGCATCTGCCTGAAAGAGGCGGTCTACACCTATCAGCAGAGCAAGAAAGGTAAGACCGCGGCGCAGATCCGCCAGGGCATCATGAACAAGGACTACGAGAACGTGAATCTCGAGACGTCGAGCGCTATCCAGTAG
- the yvcK gene encoding uridine diphosphate-N-acetylglucosamine-binding protein YvcK gives MSSQESRPRGGLRATPRSTQRPLRVVAIGGGTGLSTLLKGLKAYVTTPGSPPVADTDVPAIDSLTAVVTVTDDGGSSGRLRKEFNMLPPGDIRNCIVALSEDEALLSKLFQYRFTQGAGLEGHSFGNLFVTALTAVTGDFAKAVELSSAILATRGQIVPSTTSNVQLVASMNDGSEVTGETNITASEQRIVELRMVPKDAQPLPETLAAIANADLITIGPGSLFTSLIPNLLVQGVAAAIAESPALKVFVCNLMTQANESLDLSAADHVLAIYMHAGAKRLFDVALVNDRPVSAALRAKYAEEGQTQIELDEAGFRTLGLRVLTGDFLEEDVMARHATHRLAKRLLALGMEHVALRENLRESHATPAATD, from the coding sequence ATGAGCTCCCAGGAAAGCCGGCCCCGCGGTGGTTTGCGTGCGACCCCGAGGTCGACGCAACGTCCGCTGCGCGTGGTCGCCATCGGTGGCGGCACCGGACTCTCCACCCTGCTCAAGGGGCTCAAGGCTTACGTCACCACTCCGGGAAGCCCGCCGGTGGCGGACACAGACGTCCCCGCCATCGATAGTCTCACTGCCGTCGTCACCGTGACCGACGATGGCGGCTCCAGCGGTCGCCTGCGCAAAGAGTTCAACATGCTGCCGCCGGGCGACATCCGCAACTGCATCGTCGCGCTCTCCGAAGACGAGGCGCTGCTCTCCAAACTGTTCCAATATCGTTTCACCCAGGGCGCCGGCCTCGAGGGCCACAGCTTCGGCAACCTGTTCGTCACCGCGCTCACCGCGGTCACCGGAGACTTTGCCAAGGCGGTCGAGCTTTCTTCCGCCATCCTGGCCACGCGCGGGCAGATCGTGCCCTCCACCACGTCGAACGTGCAACTGGTCGCCTCCATGAACGATGGTTCCGAGGTCACAGGCGAGACCAACATCACCGCCAGCGAGCAGCGCATCGTGGAGCTGCGCATGGTCCCGAAAGATGCCCAACCGCTACCCGAGACGCTCGCGGCCATCGCCAACGCCGACCTCATCACCATCGGACCGGGATCGCTGTTCACCTCGCTCATCCCCAACCTGCTGGTGCAGGGCGTGGCGGCGGCCATCGCGGAGTCGCCCGCGCTCAAGGTCTTCGTCTGCAACTTGATGACGCAGGCGAACGAGAGTCTCGACCTGAGCGCGGCCGACCACGTGCTCGCCATCTACATGCACGCCGGCGCCAAGCGGCTGTTCGACGTGGCGCTGGTCAACGACCGTCCTGTCTCCGCCGCGCTGCGCGCCAAGTATGCGGAGGAAGGCCAGACGCAGATCGAGCTCGACGAGGCCGGATTCCGCACGCTGGGATTGCGCGTGCTCACCGGCGACTTCCTGGAAGAGGATGTCATGGCCCGCCACGCCACCCATCGCCTGGCCAAAAGGCTGTTGGCACTCGGCATGGAGCACGTCGCTCTTCGCGAAAACCTCCGCGAATCGCACGCCACACCGGCGGCGACTGATTAG
- a CDS encoding tetratricopeptide repeat protein: MQEHKFERAKGLLEKVVKGASRELGDRALVHLNTCNQQMARTSTSFKTPEEHYDFAVSLMNSGSYDEARTHLEKIQKQSPKADYAVYGLAALSCLMHKPEDALRYLAAAIKMNAMNRLQARNDTDFQNLADDPRFTELLYPEASEPPPVTTSGSRTR, from the coding sequence ATGCAGGAGCATAAGTTCGAGCGCGCCAAGGGTTTATTGGAGAAAGTGGTCAAGGGAGCGAGCCGCGAGTTGGGCGATCGCGCTCTCGTCCACCTCAACACCTGCAATCAGCAAATGGCGCGCACCTCTACCTCCTTCAAGACGCCCGAAGAGCACTACGACTTCGCCGTGTCGCTCATGAACTCCGGTTCCTACGACGAAGCGCGCACCCATCTCGAGAAGATCCAGAAGCAGTCGCCCAAAGCCGATTACGCCGTGTATGGCTTGGCCGCGCTGTCTTGCCTGATGCACAAGCCGGAAGACGCGCTGCGTTACCTCGCTGCCGCTATCAAGATGAACGCGATGAACCGGCTGCAGGCGCGCAACGACACCGACTTCCAGAACCTCGCCGACGACCCGCGCTTCACCGAACTGCTCTATCCCGAGGCCTCCGAGCCACCGCCGGTGACGACGAGCGGCTCGCGCACCCGGTAG